Proteins from one Cryptomeria japonica chromosome 4, Sugi_1.0, whole genome shotgun sequence genomic window:
- the LOC131875542 gene encoding stress-response A/B barrel domain-containing protein UP3-like, with product MASERRVIEHIVLFNVKEGAAQEEINAWLSALNALDSLECVEYLRATPAVATNSSNKFTHALYGRYRSREALAQYSDHPCHVAVVQGHRVVEDKLALDWEAPEDRSWFESCHALRIELLKPRLDLEQAERTEASEVLSGYNLFPRVLSASFGENISPERAKGFGWGFLCAFRAFDDLQELSNNEEHVRIHEDKVIPKVQETLIMECRLEIL from the coding sequence ATGGCGAGCGAACGGAGAGTGATCGAACACATCGTGTTATTCAACGTAAAAGAAGGCGCGGCACAGGAAGAAATAAACGCGTGGCTGTCTGCCCTAAATGCGCTCGATTCGCTGGAGTGCGTAGAATACCTGCGCGCAACTCCAGCCGTGGCCACAAATTCATCCAACAAATTCACGCACGCACTGTACGGGCGCTACAGGAGCCGCGAGGCCTTGGCTCAATACTCAGACCATCCCTGCCACGTGGCCGTCGTGCAGGGCCACCGTGTCGTAGAAGATAAACTCGCACTGGACTGGGAGGCGCCTGAAGATCGGTCTTGGTTCGAATCCTGCCATGCTCTTCGCATCGAGCTTCTCAAGCCCCGGCTCGATCTGGAGCAAGCTGAGCGCACAGAAGCTTCTGAGGTTCTCAGCGGGTACAACTTATTTCCTAGGGTTTTATCGGCTAGTTTTGGGGAGAATATTTCTCCTGAGCGAGCCAAGGGATTCGGCTGGGGTTTTCTCTGTGCGTTCAGGGCTTTCGACGATCTGCAGGAGCTCAGCAACAATGAGGAGCATGTGAGAATTCATGAGGACAAGGTTATACCCAAGGTACAAGAAACCCTAATTATGGAATGCCGTCTTGAGATTCTCTGA